A region of Vitis vinifera cultivar Pinot Noir 40024 chromosome 15, ASM3070453v1 DNA encodes the following proteins:
- the LOC100251741 gene encoding trans-resveratrol di-O-methyltransferase-like: MDLGSAERADELLQAQAQVVNHVFNFMNSMALKCAIDLAIPDVIHSHGQPMLLSQLVTALSVQPSKAPCLHRLMRLLVHSGFFSQQQVIHNNEQEEGYSLTSASRFLLKDEPLTGLPLSLLHLNPVLTAPWHFLSGWFRNGDPTPFYTAHGKPYWDYTAQEPDFNDLFNEAMASDSRIIASVLITKCKEQFKGLFSLVDVGAGTGTMTKAIAKAFPHLKCIVFDQPHVVADLQGGGNLEVVGGDMFETIPSANAVILKWILHNWSDEECVKILKKCKEAIPTKDKGGKLMIIDMVMENNKGDDQAVETQLFWDMLMMTVLTGKQRNENEWKKLFVTAGFTHYKISAVLGFRSLIEVYP, from the exons ATGGATTTGGGCAGTGCGGAGAGAGCTGATGAGCTACTTCAAGCCCAAGCTCAGGTAGTGAACCACGTGTTCAACTTCATGAACTCCATGGCTCTGAAATGTGCAATAGACCTAGCCATACCAGATGTCATCCACAGCCATGGCCAGCCCATGCTTCTTTCTCAACTGGTCACTGCCCTGTCTGTCCAACCATCTAAAGCACCATGCCTCCACCGCCTCATGCGGCTTCTTGTTCATTCTGGCTTCTTTTCTCAGCAACAAGTAATCCATAACAATGAGCAAGAAGAAGGGTATTCCCTGACTTCTGCCTCTCGGTTCCTACTAAAAGATGAGCCCCTGACCGGACTGCCACTATCACTTCTTCATCTTAATCCAGTACTTACAGCTCCATGGCATTTCTTGAGTGGTTGGTTCCGGAATGGTGATCCAACCCCATTTTATACTGCACACGGCAAGCCATATTGGGATTATACAGCCCAAGAACCAGACTTTAATGATCTCTTTAATGAGGCCATGGCAAGCGACTCCCGGATTATTGCAAGCGTGCTGATTACCAAGTGTAAGGAGCAGTTCAAAGGGCTGTTCTCGTTGGTCGATGTTGGGGCAGGCACTGGAACAATGACCAAAGCCATTGCCAAAGCATTCCCTCATTTGAAGTGCATTGTATTTGATCAACCACACGTAGTCGCTGATTTACAGGGAGGTGGAAACTTGGAGGTTGTAGGAGGGGATATGTTTGAGACAATTCCTTCTGCGAATGCAGTCATACTCAAG TGGATCCTACATAACTGGAGCGATGAGGAATGTGTGAAGATACTGAAGAAATGCAAAGAAGCAATTCCAACTAAGGACAAGGGAGGGAAGCTGATGATCATCGACATGGTAATGGAGAACAACAAAGGAGACGACCAAGCAGTCGAAACCCAGCTATTTTGGGACATGCTTATGATGACTGTGCTCACAGGTAAACAGAGAAATGAGAACGAATGGAAGAAGCTCTTTGTGACTGCAGGCTTCACTCACTATAAGATAAGCGCAGTGTTAGGTTTCAGGTCCCTCATTGAGGTTTATCCGTGA